In Sulfuracidifex metallicus DSM 6482 = JCM 9184, a single window of DNA contains:
- the cdvB1/B2 gene encoding cell division protein CdvB1/B2, with protein MASTKVNDFIKNWSGGSRQEPSVAEKIKSAFKPKEPLRYRLVMANYRLKTMISRLDVYISRMQERDRVLFEKVVDAQMSKDNMRAAMYANEIAEIRKVSKQLLTTQIALEQVQLRLETITEVADVFTNLVPVIGVVNELKNAMRGVMPEISMELSELEDGLQEAVLEAGDFTGGSVDFAASSPEARKILNEAAVVAEQRMKENFPELPGFVTSTQKASNSTEQK; from the coding sequence ATGGCAAGCACAAAGGTGAATGATTTCATAAAGAATTGGAGTGGGGGTAGTAGACAGGAACCTAGCGTAGCAGAAAAGATAAAGAGCGCCTTCAAACCAAAAGAGCCACTAAGATACAGGCTAGTGATGGCGAATTACAGACTTAAGACGATGATAAGCAGACTTGACGTTTACATATCTAGAATGCAGGAAAGGGATAGAGTCCTATTCGAGAAAGTAGTTGACGCCCAAATGAGCAAGGATAACATGAGGGCAGCCATGTATGCCAACGAAATAGCTGAAATAAGGAAGGTTAGCAAACAGTTACTCACTACGCAGATAGCTCTAGAACAAGTTCAGCTAAGGCTGGAAACTATAACTGAAGTAGCAGACGTTTTCACTAATTTAGTTCCAGTTATAGGGGTGGTAAATGAGTTGAAGAATGCTATGAGAGGAGTAATGCCAGAGATAAGTATGGAGCTCTCCGAGTTAGAGGACGGACTACAGGAGGCAGTACTGGAAGCAGGAGACTTCACGGGAGGCAGTGTGGACTTCGCGGCATCTTCTCCAGAGGCAAGGAAGATATTGAACGAAGCCGCAGTAGTAGCGGAACAGAGAATGAAGGAGAACTTCCCAGAACTTCCAGGTTTCGTTACATCCACTCAGAAAGCGTCTAACTCAACGGAGCAAAAGTAA
- the ppsA gene encoding pyruvate, water dikinase, protein MVESLKEALVLDLINIRKEMIEIVGGKGANLGELVSFGIRVPPGFVVTSKAFDYFIQSNNLKGEIAEILSSSKDSFEGSEKIKSLIINAKMPEDLEQSILSSYDELRNKVGKDVLVAVRSSATAEDIGEASFAGQQDTYLNVDRVHLLENVKKVWASLYTARAIEYRKSKNIDTLSVSMAVVVQKMVNSRTSGVMFTLHPATGDNNVIVIEGSWGLGEAIVGGKVTPDEYIIDKSTLSVKEKKISRKTLKIVYDKSSNSNKEIEISGEEAETMSFSEEEAIELAKLGLKIEQHYNRPMDIEWAIDADFKFPDNVFIVQARPETYWSLRKVEKAEKKSEEQNLQTGKVIVKGLPASPGIAAGVARVIFDLAEAKDFQKGQILVTKMTDPDWVPIMKIAGAIVTDEGGMTSHASIVSRELGVPAIVGSKEATKLIKDGQEITVDAIRGIVYEGRLLPKEEEGKPASSSVTSGISKELLMSLYPVTATKIYMNLGEPTLIDKYQDLPFDGIGLMRIEFIVSEWVKYHPLYLIKTGQSNLFIDKLAEGVAKVAQTIYPRPVVVRFSDFKTNEYRKLQGGEEFEPEERNPMLGWRGVSRYVSKIYEPAFRLEVRAILKAREEMGLKNVWVMFPFVRTTWELKRAISVMEEEGLRRGGDFKVWIMAEVPSVVVLSDQFSKMVDGFSVGSNDLTQLTLGVDRDSDLLAGMGYYDERDPAVMASIRRLIRTAHKNGATVSICGQAPSNYPEVAEQLVRAGIDSVSVNPDTVIRTRRYVASVEHKVILEKSTGAKRKVKY, encoded by the coding sequence TTGGTCGAGTCTCTTAAAGAGGCTCTTGTTCTCGATCTTATTAACATCAGGAAGGAGATGATTGAGATCGTCGGGGGCAAGGGCGCTAATCTAGGAGAACTTGTGAGCTTTGGAATAAGAGTTCCTCCAGGTTTTGTTGTAACTTCAAAGGCATTTGATTATTTCATTCAGTCTAACAATTTGAAAGGGGAAATTGCTGAAATTCTATCCTCATCAAAGGATTCCTTTGAGGGAAGTGAAAAGATAAAATCATTGATAATTAATGCTAAGATGCCTGAAGATTTAGAGCAATCTATACTTTCCTCTTACGATGAACTGAGGAACAAAGTAGGGAAAGACGTTCTAGTAGCGGTTAGATCTTCCGCTACGGCTGAAGATATAGGCGAAGCCAGCTTTGCTGGACAGCAAGATACATATCTTAACGTGGATAGGGTACATTTGCTAGAGAATGTAAAAAAGGTATGGGCAAGCCTCTATACAGCTCGTGCAATAGAGTACAGGAAATCTAAGAATATTGACACCCTCAGCGTTTCCATGGCTGTAGTAGTTCAAAAGATGGTCAACTCTAGGACTTCAGGCGTCATGTTTACCCTTCATCCGGCTACTGGAGACAATAACGTAATAGTAATAGAGGGAAGTTGGGGTTTAGGGGAAGCTATAGTTGGAGGTAAAGTTACTCCAGACGAGTACATAATAGACAAGTCTACTCTTTCTGTGAAGGAAAAGAAGATATCAAGGAAGACCCTTAAGATAGTTTACGATAAGTCGAGTAACAGCAATAAGGAAATCGAGATTTCTGGAGAGGAAGCTGAGACTATGTCGTTCTCAGAGGAAGAAGCCATAGAGCTAGCGAAGTTAGGTCTGAAAATAGAACAGCATTACAATAGGCCTATGGATATTGAGTGGGCTATAGATGCGGACTTCAAGTTTCCTGATAACGTATTTATAGTTCAAGCTAGACCCGAAACTTACTGGTCTCTTAGAAAAGTAGAAAAGGCTGAAAAGAAGAGTGAGGAACAAAACCTGCAAACTGGAAAAGTGATAGTTAAGGGTTTACCAGCTAGTCCAGGAATAGCTGCTGGAGTAGCTAGGGTCATTTTTGATCTAGCAGAAGCTAAGGATTTCCAGAAAGGGCAGATTCTAGTTACTAAGATGACCGATCCTGATTGGGTTCCAATAATGAAGATAGCAGGGGCTATAGTAACTGACGAAGGTGGAATGACTAGCCATGCATCTATAGTTTCCAGAGAGCTGGGAGTTCCTGCAATAGTGGGGAGTAAAGAGGCTACAAAATTAATAAAGGATGGACAAGAGATCACGGTAGACGCAATACGCGGGATAGTCTACGAAGGCAGACTTTTACCCAAAGAAGAGGAAGGTAAGCCAGCCTCATCTTCTGTAACTTCTGGAATAAGCAAAGAGCTGCTAATGAGCCTCTATCCAGTTACCGCGACTAAGATTTATATGAACTTAGGAGAACCTACATTAATAGATAAGTACCAAGACCTTCCATTTGACGGAATAGGACTAATGAGGATAGAGTTCATAGTAAGCGAATGGGTAAAATATCATCCACTTTACCTGATAAAAACTGGGCAGTCTAATTTATTTATAGATAAATTGGCTGAAGGTGTTGCTAAGGTAGCTCAGACGATATATCCCAGACCAGTTGTAGTTAGATTCTCCGATTTCAAGACTAATGAATACAGGAAACTTCAAGGAGGAGAGGAGTTTGAGCCAGAAGAAAGGAACCCTATGTTAGGTTGGAGAGGAGTTTCTAGATACGTAAGTAAGATCTACGAGCCGGCGTTTAGACTTGAGGTAAGAGCCATTCTAAAAGCAAGGGAAGAAATGGGGCTTAAGAACGTATGGGTTATGTTCCCATTCGTGAGGACTACTTGGGAGCTTAAGAGGGCAATCTCCGTCATGGAGGAGGAAGGCCTGAGAAGGGGAGGTGACTTTAAGGTATGGATAATGGCAGAAGTTCCTTCGGTTGTAGTTCTTTCGGATCAATTCTCCAAGATGGTCGATGGATTCTCGGTGGGGAGTAATGATCTTACTCAGCTAACTTTAGGAGTAGATAGGGATTCAGATTTGCTTGCAGGCATGGGTTACTACGATGAGAGGGACCCAGCGGTTATGGCCTCAATAAGGAGATTGATAAGGACAGCTCATAAAAACGGTGCTACAGTTTCCATATGCGGTCAAGCACCAAGTAACTATCCTGAGGTAGCAGAACAACTTGTTAGAGCAGGAATAGATAGCGTAAGCGTGAACCCAGATACTGTGATCAGAACAAGGAGATATGTAGCCTCAGTAGAGCACAAGGTTATACTGGAGAAATCTACTGGAGCTAAAAGAAAAGTGAAATATTAA
- a CDS encoding inositol-3-phosphate synthase — protein sequence MIRVAIAGLGNCASMLVQGIEFYKKMGNEYTKGLITPVIGGYKITDIEVVTAFDVSKNKVGKDISEAIFERPNITPRITEVERKGVKVSLGPVEDGVASHMKDTFNPASGGKLDDVVKELKNSNADVLVNMLPVGSENASKLYARASLEANVAFINAIPVFIASDPSGEFPRLFAEKKIPIAGDDVKSQVGATIFHRAITSLFMMRGVSVDETYQLNVGGNTDFLNMKTEERLHSKRISKTKAVTSTLQNEDIEKEGKIRIGPSDYIPFLGNTKVAYIYVKGQGFAGMPIKVEASLEVDDKSNCAAVIVDVIRAVKLAKDKGIGGPLNDVSAFYFKHPPVQAKNDEEAYYKFRKFIEM from the coding sequence ATGATAAGAGTAGCTATAGCTGGTTTAGGTAATTGCGCTTCTATGTTAGTACAAGGTATAGAGTTTTACAAGAAAATGGGAAATGAATACACAAAAGGGCTAATCACACCTGTCATAGGTGGATACAAGATAACTGACATCGAAGTAGTTACAGCCTTCGACGTCTCAAAGAATAAGGTAGGAAAGGATATATCGGAAGCGATCTTCGAAAGACCGAACATAACGCCCAGGATAACGGAGGTAGAAAGAAAAGGTGTTAAGGTATCATTAGGACCAGTAGAGGACGGCGTTGCTTCTCATATGAAGGACACATTTAATCCTGCTTCTGGAGGAAAACTGGATGACGTAGTGAAGGAATTGAAGAACAGTAATGCCGATGTTCTAGTTAACATGTTACCAGTAGGCAGTGAGAACGCATCTAAACTCTATGCTAGAGCTTCTTTAGAAGCTAACGTAGCTTTCATAAACGCTATACCAGTTTTCATAGCCAGTGATCCTTCAGGCGAATTCCCTAGACTTTTTGCAGAGAAGAAAATACCTATAGCAGGAGATGATGTAAAAAGTCAAGTAGGAGCTACAATATTCCATAGGGCCATAACTTCTCTCTTTATGATGAGGGGAGTTTCAGTAGATGAAACTTACCAACTCAACGTTGGAGGAAACACAGACTTCCTAAACATGAAGACCGAGGAAAGACTTCACTCAAAGAGAATAAGCAAGACTAAGGCTGTTACAAGTACCCTGCAGAACGAAGACATAGAGAAGGAAGGCAAAATAAGGATTGGGCCTAGCGATTATATACCGTTCCTAGGAAACACTAAGGTGGCCTACATTTACGTTAAAGGACAAGGATTTGCAGGAATGCCGATTAAGGTAGAAGCTTCGCTAGAGGTTGACGATAAATCTAACTGCGCTGCAGTAATAGTAGACGTAATCAGGGCAGTCAAGCTAGCCAAAGATAAGGGAATAGGAGGACCTTTAAATGACGTATCAGCTTTCTACTTTAAGCATCCTCCAGTTCAGGCTAAGAACGATGAAGAGGCATATTATAAGTTCAGAAAATTCATTGAAATGTGA
- a CDS encoding acylphosphatase encodes MLKRLQARVYGKVQKVGFRNFVKVNARRLGVKGYAKNLPDGSVEVVAEGHEELLLQLIEFLKIGPLMSKVEKVDFSFVEYKGEFEDFKVY; translated from the coding sequence ATGTTGAAGAGGCTTCAAGCCAGAGTCTATGGAAAGGTTCAAAAAGTAGGCTTTAGGAACTTCGTTAAAGTTAATGCTAGACGTCTTGGCGTTAAAGGGTACGCCAAGAATTTACCAGATGGTTCTGTGGAAGTAGTTGCAGAAGGTCATGAAGAGTTACTATTGCAACTAATAGAATTCTTAAAAATAGGTCCTTTAATGTCCAAGGTTGAAAAAGTGGACTTCTCATTTGTAGAATATAAGGGGGAGTTTGAGGATTTCAAGGTATATTAA
- a CDS encoding TrpB-like pyridoxal phosphate-dependent enzyme encodes MVNNAEEILPKYWYNIIPDLPKPLPPPRDPLGAEFSRIDLLRTILPKEVLRQQLTIERYIKIPDEVRERYLAIGRPTPLLRAKRLEEYLGTPAKIYFKFEGATPTGSHKINTALPQAYFAMEEGVEHVVTETGAGQWGTATALAATMYGMKSTIFMVKISYEQKPMRKSIMQLYGGEVYPSPTDLTEFGKKIRNERPDHPGSLGIAMSEAIEYALNNHLKYLVGSVLDVVILHQSVIGQETMAQLDELGEEPDVLIGCVGGGSNFGGFAFPFIGNGRGKKYVAVASAEIPKFSTGEYKYDFPDSAGLLPLVKMITMGNNYVPPPIYAGGLRYHGAAPSLSLLMKEGIVGWREYNENQIFEAAQIFMRTQGIVPAPESSHAIRAVIEEALEAKKTGRKETIVFNLSGHGLLDLPNYDSMMRRIVKNEQR; translated from the coding sequence ATGGTAAATAACGCAGAAGAAATTCTTCCAAAGTATTGGTATAATATAATACCAGATCTTCCTAAGCCTTTGCCCCCACCCAGGGATCCTTTAGGTGCGGAGTTCTCTAGGATTGATCTCCTGAGAACAATTTTACCTAAGGAAGTGCTAAGGCAACAGTTAACAATAGAGCGCTACATAAAGATACCTGATGAGGTAAGAGAAAGGTATCTAGCTATAGGTAGACCTACACCTTTACTTAGGGCAAAGAGGCTTGAGGAATATCTGGGAACTCCAGCAAAGATATACTTTAAGTTTGAGGGTGCTACTCCAACTGGCTCGCACAAGATAAACACCGCATTGCCTCAGGCTTACTTCGCTATGGAGGAAGGAGTAGAACATGTAGTTACGGAGACCGGTGCTGGACAGTGGGGAACGGCAACCGCATTGGCAGCTACAATGTATGGCATGAAGTCCACTATCTTCATGGTTAAGATTAGCTATGAACAAAAGCCGATGCGAAAGAGCATAATGCAGCTTTACGGCGGAGAAGTATATCCGAGCCCTACAGATCTAACGGAGTTCGGCAAAAAGATAAGAAATGAAAGACCAGACCATCCTGGATCGTTGGGAATTGCCATGAGTGAGGCTATTGAGTACGCCCTCAATAATCACCTGAAGTACTTGGTCGGCAGCGTTCTAGATGTCGTAATATTACATCAAAGCGTAATAGGACAGGAAACTATGGCCCAACTGGACGAACTAGGAGAAGAACCAGACGTTCTAATAGGATGCGTTGGAGGAGGTAGCAACTTTGGTGGTTTCGCTTTTCCCTTTATAGGTAACGGTAGGGGTAAGAAATACGTTGCAGTTGCCTCAGCGGAGATTCCCAAATTTAGCACTGGCGAGTATAAGTATGATTTTCCAGATAGTGCTGGACTTCTTCCTTTGGTGAAAATGATAACAATGGGTAACAATTACGTTCCTCCACCAATTTATGCTGGAGGGCTTAGATATCATGGTGCAGCACCTTCTTTAAGTCTCCTAATGAAGGAGGGTATAGTAGGCTGGAGGGAATATAATGAAAACCAGATATTCGAGGCAGCACAGATATTCATGAGAACACAGGGAATAGTTCCAGCTCCAGAATCCTCTCATGCAATAAGGGCTGTAATAGAGGAGGCTTTGGAGGCAAAGAAGACCGGCAGAAAGGAGACCATAGTATTTAACCTAAGTGGTCACGGTTTATTAGATCTACCAAATTACGATTCAATGATGAGGAGGATCGTTAAAAATGAGCAGAGATAA
- the trpA gene encoding tryptophan synthase subunit alpha, giving the protein MSRDKLLVVYMTLGYPDNGRYLEFMRESVKNGADILEIGIPPKYAKYDGPVIRKSYEKVSGKFDLWSFLPETRKVIGNTKAIALTYLEDWVSELDSFLTKLKVAGLDGVLFPDLLIDFVDDYQMYSSKVREKSLNNVIFTAPSVPDRMIMEVSKQSDLFLYYGVRPTTGIPLPITVSSLVTRVRNLVDNKLVVGFGLSDENDLRKALKAGADGAAVGTAFIQAIEKGGVKDAVDLVIKLRSILDEF; this is encoded by the coding sequence ATGAGCAGAGATAAATTATTAGTAGTTTATATGACATTGGGTTACCCAGATAATGGAAGATATTTAGAATTCATGAGGGAGTCAGTAAAGAACGGAGCCGATATTCTTGAGATAGGCATACCGCCAAAGTACGCTAAGTATGATGGACCAGTAATTAGGAAAAGTTATGAAAAGGTGTCGGGTAAATTCGATCTATGGTCGTTTCTTCCAGAAACTAGAAAGGTAATTGGAAACACTAAGGCTATAGCATTAACGTACTTGGAAGATTGGGTATCAGAGCTGGACTCGTTCCTGACCAAGTTGAAGGTAGCAGGATTAGACGGTGTGCTATTCCCTGATTTGCTTATAGATTTCGTTGATGATTATCAGATGTACTCCTCAAAAGTTAGAGAGAAGAGTCTAAACAACGTAATCTTTACCGCCCCTTCAGTTCCAGATAGAATGATAATGGAGGTCTCAAAACAGTCAGATCTATTCCTGTATTATGGAGTTAGACCTACTACGGGAATCCCCCTACCAATCACAGTTTCTTCCCTAGTTACAAGGGTTAGGAACTTAGTTGATAACAAGTTGGTTGTAGGTTTCGGTCTATCGGACGAAAACGATCTAAGAAAGGCTTTGAAGGCTGGTGCAGACGGTGCAGCAGTCGGTACCGCGTTCATTCAGGCAATTGAGAAGGGAGGCGTAAAGGATGCAGTAGATTTAGTAATTAAGTTAAGGTCGATCTTAGATGAGTTCTGA
- the trpD gene encoding anthranilate phosphoribosyltransferase, whose translation MSSELRKLVEKRDLTSDEAFYIASSIMKGELPDALVAGILIALRMKGETPDEIASFVRSMRSFMIKAEGSPNSIDTAGTGGDGMNTVNVSTASAIAVSSVVPVFKHGNRAVSSSSGSADVLEAFGYDINVKPEEVSPLVRKTNFVFLFAQLYHPAMRNVAPIRKTLGVRTLFNVLGPFTNPASVKRQVIGVFSKDYMNVLIETAKILNYEKIILVHGEPGIDEVSVSGKTFVKILDHGKVLSEEFVPEDFGASIIDLNKLRTSSAEESAIRILRSSLGKDREVSSFIRANIAMDLLLIEKVKNLRDGYEMADSLLSELPSRAKQIISSHGNERKLQELLDKARG comes from the coding sequence ATGAGTTCTGAGCTAAGGAAGCTCGTGGAGAAGAGGGATCTTACATCGGACGAGGCATTTTACATAGCTAGTAGTATAATGAAGGGAGAGTTGCCCGATGCTCTGGTGGCCGGAATTCTAATAGCACTTAGAATGAAAGGTGAAACCCCAGACGAGATAGCCAGCTTCGTTAGGTCAATGAGATCGTTCATGATAAAGGCTGAAGGAAGTCCTAATTCGATAGATACAGCAGGTACTGGAGGAGATGGAATGAACACAGTGAATGTCAGCACAGCTTCAGCTATAGCCGTAAGCTCAGTAGTGCCAGTTTTTAAACATGGAAATAGGGCTGTGAGCAGTAGTAGCGGCAGCGCTGACGTTCTTGAGGCTTTTGGCTACGATATTAATGTAAAACCAGAGGAGGTTAGCCCTCTTGTAAGGAAGACCAACTTCGTTTTCCTATTCGCTCAATTATATCATCCCGCAATGAGGAACGTAGCGCCAATAAGGAAGACTTTGGGGGTCAGAACCTTGTTTAATGTCCTTGGCCCTTTTACTAACCCAGCCTCAGTAAAAAGGCAAGTTATAGGCGTCTTTTCTAAAGATTACATGAACGTCCTGATTGAGACTGCAAAAATTTTGAACTATGAGAAAATAATTTTAGTTCACGGTGAACCTGGCATAGATGAGGTTAGCGTTTCAGGTAAGACGTTTGTGAAGATCTTAGATCATGGCAAAGTACTAAGCGAGGAATTCGTGCCAGAAGATTTCGGGGCATCGATCATAGACCTTAATAAGCTTAGAACTTCCTCAGCTGAAGAATCTGCAATTAGAATTCTAAGGTCTTCCTTAGGCAAGGATAGGGAAGTATCAAGCTTCATTAGAGCCAACATTGCCATGGATCTTCTCCTTATAGAGAAAGTTAAGAATCTAAGGGACGGTTATGAAATGGCAGATTCCCTGCTGTCTGAGCTGCCTTCTAGAGCTAAGCAAATAATATCAAGCCATGGCAATGAGAGGAAATTGCAAGAGCTTTTAGATAAGGCAAGGGGGTAA
- a CDS encoding anthranilate synthase component I, with protein MEYRISEFPSPISLFSKLEKEERVIALLESVSGPQYKARYSVVAWGGRELSMYDDPAKEISNILPSTKLKNIPGLFKGGLIGYVSYDAIKFWEKTRADNLPESERWPYAEFFEPINVVVYDHETGKVYVEGDLPPAGRMENNLKVKYLDESMSQSKYEEGVKSILQQIREGYAFQVVLSRFYRYTFQGSLLNFYVKLREINPSPYMFYIKFGDRGLVGSSPELLFRLQNGIIETYPIAGTRPRGKDPDEDFSLEKELLASEKERAEHLMLVDLARNDIGKVSVPGTVKVPELMYVEKYSHVQHMVSKVVGTLGKRYHAHDILRATFPAGTVSGAPKPMAMDIIASLEEYKRGPYAGAVGFFSVDGSSEFAINIRTAFFNNGLIRIQAGAGIVYDSQPKMEFKETEYKMMALKKIIGEFT; from the coding sequence GTGGAGTATAGAATATCCGAATTTCCCTCACCAATATCACTTTTTTCGAAGCTGGAAAAAGAAGAGAGAGTAATCGCTCTCCTTGAGAGCGTAAGCGGACCCCAGTATAAGGCAAGATACAGCGTTGTTGCGTGGGGGGGTAGAGAGCTTTCAATGTATGATGATCCAGCTAAGGAAATTTCAAATATCCTTCCAAGTACTAAACTCAAGAATATACCTGGTCTCTTCAAGGGAGGGCTTATAGGTTACGTTAGCTACGACGCAATTAAGTTCTGGGAAAAAACTAGGGCAGATAACCTGCCAGAGAGTGAGAGATGGCCATACGCTGAGTTCTTCGAGCCAATTAATGTTGTAGTATATGATCATGAGACAGGAAAGGTATACGTGGAAGGAGATCTTCCTCCCGCTGGAAGAATGGAGAACAACCTAAAGGTAAAATACTTGGACGAGTCAATGAGCCAGAGCAAATATGAGGAGGGAGTAAAAAGCATTCTGCAACAAATTAGAGAAGGCTACGCATTTCAAGTTGTATTATCGCGTTTCTACCGTTATACTTTCCAAGGAAGTTTGCTTAACTTTTACGTTAAGTTAAGGGAGATCAACCCCTCACCTTATATGTTTTATATTAAATTTGGAGACCGCGGTTTAGTTGGTTCCAGCCCAGAGTTGCTGTTTAGATTACAAAACGGTATAATAGAAACCTATCCAATTGCAGGAACTCGGCCTAGAGGTAAAGACCCAGATGAGGACTTCTCCCTCGAGAAGGAACTTCTAGCTTCGGAAAAGGAAAGGGCAGAACACCTCATGTTAGTAGATTTAGCTAGAAACGATATTGGAAAAGTGTCAGTTCCAGGAACGGTAAAGGTACCAGAGTTGATGTATGTAGAAAAGTACAGTCACGTTCAGCATATGGTTTCAAAGGTGGTTGGCACTTTAGGCAAGAGATATCATGCACATGACATTCTGAGGGCGACCTTTCCGGCTGGCACAGTTAGCGGTGCTCCGAAGCCTATGGCTATGGATATAATAGCTTCCCTTGAAGAGTATAAGAGAGGTCCTTACGCTGGCGCAGTGGGATTCTTCTCTGTTGACGGGAGTTCAGAGTTCGCCATAAATATCAGGACTGCGTTCTTCAATAATGGTTTAATTAGAATTCAGGCCGGAGCCGGAATAGTCTATGATTCTCAACCGAAGATGGAATTTAAGGAAACCGAGTACAAAATGATGGCATTAAAGAAAATAATAGGTGAATTTACATGA
- a CDS encoding aminodeoxychorismate/anthranilate synthase component II, which produces MSDLVLIIDNYDSFVYNIAQAIGDLGAIPVVIRNDEITLSGIRRMSPDKIIISPGPGTPERKEDVGVVPDLIMEIGEEGIPILGICLGHQTIGYVFGSKIRKARKVYHGKVSEIKLINKDVVLFSGIANTFNGTRYHSLVIDDIKDPLVVDAISEDKEIMAIHHNKLNIFGVQFHPESVGTDVGYKIFFNFLNRVM; this is translated from the coding sequence ATGAGTGATCTAGTTTTGATAATAGATAATTACGACAGCTTCGTTTACAATATAGCTCAAGCAATAGGCGATTTAGGTGCAATTCCAGTAGTTATAAGGAACGACGAGATAACCCTTTCTGGCATCAGAAGGATGTCCCCAGACAAGATAATTATCTCGCCAGGACCAGGGACGCCAGAGAGAAAGGAAGACGTTGGAGTAGTCCCAGATCTGATTATGGAGATAGGCGAGGAGGGAATTCCAATCCTTGGCATATGCTTAGGGCATCAGACAATAGGATATGTGTTCGGTTCTAAAATACGCAAAGCTAGGAAGGTCTATCACGGGAAAGTGAGCGAAATCAAATTGATTAACAAAGATGTCGTGCTCTTCTCAGGCATAGCAAATACCTTCAATGGAACTAGGTATCATAGCCTAGTCATAGATGACATTAAGGATCCTCTGGTGGTTGACGCTATATCTGAAGACAAGGAGATCATGGCGATTCACCACAATAAGCTCAACATATTTGGAGTCCAATTTCATCCTGAGAGCGTTGGAACCGACGTAGGATACAAAATATTTTTTAATTTTCTCAATAGGGTAATGTGA
- the trpC gene encoding indole-3-glycerol phosphate synthase TrpC, whose protein sequence is MPRYLEGWLKDVVEYSLRREYISAERIRPIYNGIGRINQFKESGINPVIAEFKRTSPSGFSVDRDPIGYAKFMRNYAVALSVLTEEKFFNGSYTLLKSISSSVDIPVLMKDFVVTETQIDTGYNLGADLILLIVRILTERELEGLIEYVRSYKLEPLVEVHSKDDLEIALRCGASLVGFNARNLFTLEMDVDLQKELISTSPKDIVKVAESGIESRDQLMELKKIGADAFLIGSSLMKDPEKIKEFI, encoded by the coding sequence ATGCCAAGGTATCTTGAAGGTTGGCTTAAGGACGTTGTCGAATATTCTTTAAGAAGAGAATACATCTCAGCGGAAAGGATTAGACCGATATACAATGGTATCGGAAGAATTAATCAATTCAAGGAGAGCGGTATAAATCCAGTAATTGCCGAATTCAAGAGAACCTCTCCCTCAGGCTTCTCGGTGGACAGAGACCCAATAGGGTACGCCAAATTCATGCGAAATTACGCTGTTGCATTAAGTGTTCTTACAGAAGAGAAATTCTTTAACGGTTCTTATACCCTGCTTAAATCGATCTCAAGCTCGGTAGATATACCAGTTTTAATGAAGGATTTCGTAGTTACCGAGACACAAATAGACACTGGTTATAATCTAGGGGCTGACCTTATTCTGCTTATAGTAAGGATACTTACAGAGAGAGAGCTGGAAGGACTTATAGAGTACGTCCGTTCATATAAACTAGAGCCTCTCGTGGAGGTTCACAGCAAGGACGATCTAGAAATAGCGTTGAGGTGCGGAGCCTCCTTAGTAGGATTCAACGCCAGAAACCTCTTCACCCTAGAAATGGATGTTGACCTTCAGAAGGAACTAATATCAACTTCACCAAAAGACATAGTGAAGGTTGCAGAAAGCGGTATAGAGAGTAGAGATCAACTGATGGAGCTCAAAAAGATTGGCGCCGACGCCTTTCTAATTGGCTCTTCCCTCATGAAGGATCCCGAGAAAATCAAAGAATTTATATGA